Proteins encoded in a region of the Streptomyces akebiae genome:
- a CDS encoding AIM24 family protein, protein MDLQTLNAHRSASTGVRMSVHSSKTLKVTMVTGQDLLAKAGSMIAYDGYVQFDGPPATLRRSAEEMVSGEGGKLMLCRGDGDLYLADYGGDVLILHLNNEALSVNGPTLLACDASLQLSIEPVKGLAKLSGSGLTNLVIRGTGWVALVSRGVPISLDCAERETYVDPDALIAWTDGLDMKARRTIKASALIGRGSGEAFQIGFKGRGFVVVQPSEDTGDRFKIRG, encoded by the coding sequence ATGGACCTCCAGACACTCAACGCGCACCGCTCCGCCTCCACCGGCGTCCGTATGAGCGTGCACAGCTCCAAGACACTCAAGGTCACCATGGTCACGGGTCAGGACCTCCTGGCCAAGGCCGGCTCGATGATCGCGTACGACGGCTACGTACAGTTCGACGGTCCGCCCGCCACGCTGCGGCGCAGCGCGGAGGAGATGGTCAGCGGCGAGGGCGGCAAGCTGATGCTCTGCCGGGGCGACGGGGACCTGTACCTCGCCGACTACGGCGGTGACGTCCTCATCCTCCACCTGAACAACGAGGCGCTGTCGGTCAACGGCCCGACCCTGCTGGCCTGCGACGCCTCACTCCAGCTCTCCATCGAGCCGGTCAAGGGCCTCGCCAAGCTCTCGGGCTCCGGCCTCACCAACCTCGTGATCCGGGGCACCGGATGGGTCGCCCTGGTCAGCCGGGGTGTGCCGATCTCCCTCGACTGCGCCGAACGGGAGACGTACGTCGACCCGGACGCGCTGATCGCCTGGACCGACGGCCTCGACATGAAGGCCCGCCGCACCATCAAGGCCAGTGCGCTCATCGGCCGGGGCAGCGGGGAGGCCTTCCAGATCGGTTTCAAGGGGCGGGGCTTCGTGGTCGTCCAGCCCAGCGAGGACACCGGCGACCGTTTCAAGATCCGTGGCTGA
- a CDS encoding TerD family protein — translation MAREFQRGHKAKISDLTAGTDLYVGVQISAPGLSFDISCFGLDADERLSDDRYFVFFNQPKTPEESIQLLGAQSGDTESFRVTLDKIPSQIQKLSFTATIDGNGQMSQIGPGYVRIVAGGEEVARYPFDGSEFSTERAVMLGDFYLKDVWRFAAVGQGFDGGLDALLKNFGGEVAEEEPVAPQQPQADATPGFAPPAFGAPAAPATPAPAQPFAPPAPPPSVHAAPTIAAPLNTPPGGTVPPPAAPAPQGGPFTPPGAPPQGGPFTPPGAPPQGGPFTPPGAPPQGGPFTPPGAPPQGGPFTPPGAPPQGGPFTPPGAPPQGGPFTPPGAAPQGGPFTPPGAPGVFPGQAQPFGGGTQLAPVPPEAGLRVVLTKYSEAPVGDRWTEQNPQMVRATLTKGANILAKQGSMVAYQGDIDFAHKGSGLLGKLTGQLTGQGMALMRCSGDGEVFLADEGSRLFVIRLENEQLYTSARGVLAFDESLDTEIRRIEGAGLPGGGLFSMLFSGTGAVVVKTRGVPVVLPVGPATYVDGNAVIAWSAGAQAVTTTSLRLRRSGYARQTQEAVNLQFRGAPGNFVVVQPFEV, via the coding sequence ATGGCCAGGGAATTCCAACGCGGCCACAAGGCCAAGATCAGTGACCTCACCGCGGGTACGGATCTGTACGTAGGTGTACAGATCTCCGCCCCCGGGCTGAGCTTCGACATCAGTTGCTTCGGACTGGACGCCGACGAACGGCTTTCGGACGACCGCTACTTCGTCTTCTTCAACCAGCCGAAGACCCCCGAGGAGTCGATCCAGCTCCTGGGCGCCCAGTCGGGTGACACCGAGTCCTTCCGCGTCACCCTCGACAAGATCCCGTCGCAGATCCAGAAGCTGTCCTTCACGGCGACGATCGACGGCAACGGGCAGATGTCGCAGATCGGCCCCGGTTACGTCCGAATCGTCGCGGGCGGCGAGGAGGTGGCCAGGTATCCGTTCGACGGCTCGGAGTTCTCCACCGAGCGCGCCGTGATGCTGGGCGACTTCTACCTGAAGGACGTCTGGCGGTTCGCGGCCGTCGGGCAGGGTTTCGACGGCGGCCTCGACGCGCTGCTGAAGAACTTCGGCGGCGAGGTCGCCGAGGAGGAGCCCGTCGCCCCGCAGCAGCCGCAGGCCGACGCCACGCCGGGCTTCGCCCCACCCGCGTTCGGTGCCCCTGCGGCTCCGGCCACCCCGGCGCCCGCCCAGCCGTTCGCGCCCCCGGCGCCCCCGCCCTCCGTGCATGCCGCTCCGACGATTGCCGCGCCCCTGAACACGCCGCCCGGCGGCACCGTCCCGCCCCCGGCCGCCCCCGCACCTCAGGGTGGCCCCTTCACCCCGCCCGGCGCTCCGCCTCAGGGTGGCCCCTTCACCCCGCCCGGCGCTCCGCCTCAGGGTGGCCCCTTCACCCCGCCCGGCGCTCCGCCTCAGGGTGGCCCCTTCACCCCGCCCGGCGCTCCGCCTCAGGGTGGCCCCTTCACCCCGCCCGGCGCTCCGCCTCAGGGTGGGCCCTTCACTCCTCCCGGTGCCCCGCCTCAGGGGGGACCCTTCACCCCGCCGGGCGCAGCTCCGCAAGGCGGCCCTTTCACGCCCCCGGGTGCCCCGGGTGTCTTCCCGGGCCAGGCACAGCCTTTCGGTGGCGGTACACAGCTCGCGCCGGTGCCGCCGGAGGCAGGGCTGAGAGTCGTCCTGACGAAGTACTCCGAGGCCCCCGTCGGGGACCGCTGGACCGAGCAGAACCCGCAGATGGTGCGGGCCACGCTCACCAAGGGCGCCAACATCCTCGCCAAGCAGGGCAGCATGGTCGCCTACCAGGGCGACATCGACTTCGCTCACAAGGGTTCCGGCCTGCTCGGCAAGTTGACGGGCCAGCTCACCGGCCAGGGCATGGCCCTGATGCGGTGTTCCGGAGACGGTGAGGTGTTCCTCGCCGACGAGGGCAGCCGTCTCTTCGTCATCCGCCTGGAGAACGAGCAGCTCTACACCAGCGCACGCGGCGTCCTCGCCTTCGACGAGTCCCTGGACACCGAGATCCGCCGCATCGAGGGCGCGGGTCTGCCCGGTGGGGGCCTGTTCAGCATGCTCTTCTCCGGCACGGGCGCGGTCGTCGTCAAGACGCGCGGGGTTCCCGTCGTCCTGCCCGTCGGCCCGGCCACCTACGTCGACGGCAACGCCGTCATCGCCTGGTCCGCCGGCGCGCAGGCTGTCACCACGACCTCGCTCAGGCTGCGCCGCTCCGGGTACGCACGGCAGACCCAGGAGGCCGTCAACCTCCAGTTCCGCGGCGCTCCCGGCAACTTCGTCGTCGTCCAGCCCTTCGAGGTGTGA
- a CDS encoding M48 metallopeptidase family protein → MPADPLHRAAKSPRSTTSQPPSGSGASAIEVRRSARRRRTVSAYREGDRTVVLIPARMSEAEEQRWVTVMLDKLAAQESKRRLGDTELAERAARLSDQYFGGRARPTSVRWVTNQNTRWGSCTPAEGSIRLSHRLQGMPEYVVDYVLLHELAHLLVPGHGPRFWQLLDAYPRTERARGYLEGVVAADRLPHLPLTRDE, encoded by the coding sequence GTGCCCGCCGACCCACTGCACCGCGCCGCGAAGTCACCGCGCAGCACGACGAGCCAGCCGCCGAGCGGCTCGGGGGCGAGCGCGATCGAGGTCCGCAGGAGCGCGCGACGGCGCAGAACGGTCTCCGCGTACCGCGAGGGCGATCGCACCGTCGTGCTCATCCCCGCCCGGATGTCCGAGGCCGAGGAGCAGCGCTGGGTGACCGTCATGCTCGACAAGCTGGCCGCGCAGGAGAGCAAACGGCGCCTCGGCGACACCGAGTTGGCGGAGCGGGCCGCCCGGCTCTCGGACCAGTACTTCGGCGGTCGCGCCCGGCCCACCTCCGTGCGGTGGGTCACCAACCAGAACACCCGCTGGGGCTCGTGCACCCCCGCCGAGGGCAGCATCCGTCTTTCGCACCGACTGCAGGGCATGCCCGAGTACGTCGTCGACTACGTCCTCCTCCACGAACTCGCACACCTGCTCGTACCAGGACACGGCCCCCGCTTCTGGCAGCTGCTGGACGCCTATCCACGCACCGAGCGTGCTCGCGGCTACCTCGAAGGGGTGGTCGCCGCCGACCGGCTGCCTCACCTGCCCCTTACGCGGGACGAGTGA
- a CDS encoding TOMM precursor leader peptide-binding protein, with amino-acid sequence MHPMVKPALRRGWRDLNTVQFGLAPAHAMVLGPMDSATGSFLALLDGTRGVPLLRDEARRMGLPDGHVDGLVDRLSRSGLLDDATGGGPAADELRAKPEVLDRLRPDAATLSLIASEPGDAMSRLAARRSLRVQVRGAGRVGVVLASLLSGAGVGEVDVRDVGRVEPGDVAPGGLPAESIGERRDAAARRAARHAAPDRPPRRRRGSRPPEAPPGDLTVDRLREEPGFSLVILASRDGVDVHAPRPMAAEPLISSGTPHLYAGVVEGTGVVGPLVLPGETGCAGCLEQSRTDRDETWPRLVAQWRSGRPHQLEACDLALATTVAGLAAAHALAFLDGRTPSSAGARWEVSVPGFDWHPRPVWPHPSCSCAAAENGAAGKGNGEHTAKEGEAHETMAGHQRSTRLSRTAHAARPAGTWRAHV; translated from the coding sequence ATGCATCCGATGGTGAAGCCCGCGCTCCGGCGCGGTTGGCGGGATCTCAACACCGTGCAGTTCGGTCTGGCCCCGGCGCACGCCATGGTGCTGGGCCCGATGGACTCGGCGACGGGCAGCTTCCTCGCCCTGCTCGACGGCACACGCGGTGTGCCGCTCCTGCGCGACGAGGCGCGCCGCATGGGCCTGCCGGACGGTCACGTGGACGGCTTGGTGGACCGGCTGTCCCGGTCGGGCCTGCTGGACGACGCGACGGGCGGCGGCCCGGCCGCCGACGAACTGCGCGCCAAACCGGAGGTCCTGGACCGGCTGCGGCCCGACGCCGCCACTCTCTCCCTGATCGCCTCCGAGCCGGGCGACGCCATGAGTCGTCTGGCCGCGCGCCGGTCACTGAGAGTGCAGGTGCGGGGTGCGGGGCGCGTGGGGGTGGTGCTCGCCTCCCTGCTGTCGGGCGCCGGGGTCGGCGAGGTCGACGTCCGCGATGTCGGCAGGGTCGAGCCAGGTGACGTGGCACCGGGTGGGTTGCCGGCCGAATCGATCGGCGAGCGCAGGGACGCGGCGGCCCGTCGGGCCGCTCGCCACGCGGCGCCCGATCGCCCGCCTCGGCGTCGCCGCGGCTCCCGGCCGCCCGAAGCTCCACCCGGGGACCTGACGGTGGACCGTCTCCGCGAGGAGCCCGGCTTCTCGCTGGTGATCCTCGCCTCACGCGACGGTGTCGACGTCCACGCTCCCAGGCCCATGGCCGCCGAGCCGCTCATCTCGTCGGGCACACCACACCTCTATGCGGGTGTCGTCGAGGGGACGGGCGTGGTCGGCCCTCTGGTCCTGCCGGGTGAGACGGGTTGTGCGGGCTGCCTCGAACAGAGCCGTACCGACCGCGACGAGACGTGGCCGCGGCTGGTCGCGCAGTGGCGGTCCGGACGCCCGCACCAGCTGGAAGCGTGCGACCTGGCCCTGGCCACGACGGTCGCCGGACTGGCCGCGGCGCACGCGCTCGCCTTCCTCGACGGGCGGACGCCGTCCAGCGCGGGTGCCCGCTGGGAGGTCTCGGTACCAGGGTTCGACTGGCACCCGCGTCCGGTGTGGCCGCACCCTTCATGTTCCTGCGCGGCCGCGGAAAACGGTGCCGCCGGAAAAGGTAACGGGGAACACACCGCAAAGGAGGGGGAGGCGCACGAGACAATGGCCGGGCATCAGCGGTCAACGAGGTTGTCCCGCACGGCACACGCGGCACGGCCTGCTGGGACTTGGAGGGCGCATGTCTGA
- a CDS encoding ABC1 kinase family protein — protein MSDLPRKAVTRTAKLAALPLGIAGRATWGLGKRIVGESADLVGRELQQRTAEQLFKVLGELKGGAMKFGQALSVFESALPEEVAGPYRAALTKLQDAAPPMPTRTVHAVLEERIGADWQELFLEFEDKPAAAASIGQVHRAVWHDGREVAVKVQYPGAGEALLSDLGQLSRFARLLGPLIPGMDIKPLIAELRDRVSEELDYGLEAQAQQAHAEEFEGDPDVVVPAVVHQCEQVLVTEWMEGIPLSEVITDGSQEQRDRAGQLLTRFLFSGPARTGLLHADPHPGNFRLLPDEKSGWRLGVLDFGTVDRLPGGLPTPIGDALRLTIEGEAEAVYEMLRTEGFVKESIDLDPDAVLDYLHPIIEPVRADEFTFARGWMRSQAARIADPRSPAHQLGKQLNLPPSYLLIHRVTLSTIGVLCQLGATVRMRDELEEWLPGFLAEEEEEGESAAEA, from the coding sequence ATGTCTGATCTTCCCCGGAAGGCGGTCACCCGGACCGCCAAGCTCGCCGCGCTTCCGCTCGGCATCGCAGGCCGGGCCACCTGGGGACTCGGCAAGCGGATCGTCGGCGAGTCGGCCGATCTCGTGGGCCGTGAACTCCAGCAGCGCACGGCGGAGCAGTTGTTCAAGGTCCTGGGCGAGCTGAAGGGCGGCGCGATGAAGTTCGGGCAGGCCCTGTCCGTCTTCGAGTCGGCGCTTCCCGAGGAGGTGGCGGGCCCCTACCGCGCGGCTCTGACCAAGCTCCAGGACGCGGCACCACCGATGCCGACCCGCACGGTGCATGCCGTGCTGGAGGAGCGCATCGGAGCGGACTGGCAGGAGCTGTTCCTGGAGTTCGAGGACAAACCGGCCGCCGCGGCCTCGATCGGCCAGGTGCACCGAGCGGTGTGGCACGACGGCCGAGAGGTCGCAGTGAAGGTGCAGTACCCGGGCGCGGGCGAGGCCCTGCTTTCCGATCTCGGTCAACTCAGCCGGTTCGCCCGCCTGTTGGGCCCGCTGATCCCTGGCATGGACATCAAACCGCTCATCGCGGAACTGCGGGACCGTGTCTCCGAAGAGCTCGACTACGGCCTGGAGGCCCAGGCCCAGCAGGCGCACGCGGAGGAGTTCGAGGGCGACCCGGACGTGGTGGTCCCGGCTGTGGTGCACCAGTGCGAGCAGGTGCTGGTGACCGAGTGGATGGAGGGCATCCCTCTCTCCGAGGTGATCACCGACGGCTCTCAGGAGCAGCGCGACCGGGCGGGCCAGTTGCTGACCCGCTTCCTCTTCTCGGGTCCGGCCCGCACCGGTCTCCTGCACGCCGACCCCCATCCGGGGAACTTCCGCCTCCTGCCGGACGAGAAGAGCGGCTGGCGCCTCGGCGTCCTCGACTTCGGCACGGTGGACCGACTGCCGGGCGGCCTGCCGACCCCGATCGGAGACGCCCTCCGGCTGACCATCGAAGGTGAGGCCGAAGCGGTCTACGAGATGCTCCGTACGGAGGGTTTCGTAAAGGAGTCGATAGACCTGGACCCGGACGCCGTCCTCGACTATCTGCACCCCATCATCGAGCCGGTCCGGGCGGACGAGTTCACCTTCGCCCGCGGCTGGATGCGCAGCCAGGCCGCGCGGATCGCCGATCCACGCTCCCCCGCCCACCAGTTGGGCAAGCAGCTGAACCTGCCCCCGTCCTACCTCCTCATCCACCGGGTGACCCTGAGCACCATCGGCGTCCTGTGCCAGCTCGGCGCGACGGTCCGTATGCGCGACGAGTTGGAGGAGTGGCTGCCGGGCTTCCTGGCAGAAGAAGAGGAGGAGGGCGAGTCGGCCGCGGAGGCGTAG
- a CDS encoding WhiB family transcriptional regulator, with protein MQLEAHAPSVPPSETIPPPGLTEDSTLTPLTALTALDDAIENLGVPVPCRSYDPEVFFAESPADVEYAKSLCRTCPLMEACLAGAKERREPWGVWGGELFVQGVVVARKRPRGRPRKNPVTA; from the coding sequence GTGCAACTCGAAGCGCACGCCCCGTCCGTACCGCCTTCCGAAACGATCCCCCCGCCCGGCCTCACGGAGGACTCCACCTTGACCCCGCTCACCGCGCTCACCGCGCTCGACGACGCCATCGAGAACCTCGGCGTGCCCGTCCCCTGCCGCTCCTACGACCCGGAGGTCTTCTTCGCCGAGTCGCCGGCCGATGTCGAGTACGCCAAGTCCCTCTGCCGCACCTGCCCGCTGATGGAGGCCTGCCTCGCCGGCGCCAAGGAGCGGCGTGAGCCCTGGGGCGTCTGGGGTGGCGAGCTCTTCGTCCAGGGTGTCGTCGTGGCCCGCAAGCGGCCCCGTGGTCGCCCGCGCAAGAACCCGGTCACAGCATGA
- a CDS encoding ATP-dependent DNA helicase UvrD2, producing the protein MTAATHSTLFPQVPDSADAVLEGLDPEQRAVATALHGPVCVLAGAGTGKTRAITHRIAYGVRAGMLQPASVLAVTFTNRAAGEMRGRLRQLGAAGVQARTFHSAALRQLQYFWPKAVGGGMPRIIDRKIQLVADAAAACRIRLDRNELRDAAAEIEWSKVTRTVPSDYAAATAKHGREAPRDPAEIAQIYATYEDLKRERAVIDFEDVLLLTVGILQDRHDIAEQVRSQYQHFVVDEYQDVSPLQQSLLELWLGDRDDLCVVGDASQTIYSFTGATPDHLLDFRHRHPGATVVKLVRDYRSTPQVVHLANALLSQARGRAADHRLELISQRPPGPEPRYTEYADEPAEAEGAAHRIRDLIASGVLASEIAILFRTNSQSETYEQALADAGVPYQLRGAERFFDRPEVRKAGAALRAAARFGGNDTLLEDAVDLPSQVRAVLSGEGWTGEPPAGSGAVRERWDSLAALVNLAHDFAAAKPHATLGDLVAELDERANAQHAPTVQGVTLASLHSAKGLEWDVVFLVGVAEGMMPITYARTDEQIEEERRLLYVGVTRAREQLSVSWALSRSPGTRPNRRPSRFLNGLRPGSTAGPGRTGTGGSGGVEVGFPGARAGDLVGGGTEGAPRRTSRTPARCRVCGRTLRDAGEMKLMRCEDCPSDMDEGLYERLREWRAVQARRSGQPDFCVFTDRTLMAIAEAGPSTPVELARIPGVRARKLQRYGADVLDICAGRELEGDDESD; encoded by the coding sequence GTGACAGCAGCAACGCATTCCACCCTCTTCCCGCAGGTCCCCGACTCGGCCGACGCGGTGCTCGAAGGGCTCGACCCCGAGCAGCGCGCGGTGGCCACCGCGCTGCACGGTCCGGTGTGCGTGCTGGCCGGCGCCGGTACGGGCAAGACCCGTGCGATCACCCACCGCATCGCCTACGGAGTGCGAGCCGGCATGCTCCAGCCCGCCAGTGTGCTGGCCGTCACCTTCACCAACCGGGCTGCCGGAGAGATGCGCGGCCGTCTCCGCCAACTCGGCGCCGCCGGAGTCCAGGCCCGGACGTTCCACTCGGCCGCACTGCGTCAACTCCAGTACTTCTGGCCGAAAGCCGTCGGCGGCGGCATGCCTCGCATCATCGACCGCAAGATCCAACTCGTCGCGGACGCCGCCGCCGCCTGCCGCATCCGTCTCGATCGCAATGAACTGCGCGACGCGGCCGCCGAGATCGAGTGGTCCAAGGTCACCCGCACCGTCCCCTCCGACTACGCCGCCGCGACCGCCAAACACGGCCGCGAGGCACCCCGTGACCCCGCCGAGATCGCCCAGATCTACGCCACGTACGAGGACCTGAAGCGCGAGCGGGCCGTCATCGACTTCGAGGACGTGCTCCTGCTCACGGTCGGTATCCTCCAGGACCGCCACGACATCGCCGAGCAGGTCCGCTCCCAGTACCAGCACTTCGTGGTCGACGAGTACCAGGACGTCAGCCCCCTCCAGCAGAGCCTCCTGGAGCTGTGGCTCGGCGACCGGGACGACCTGTGCGTCGTGGGCGACGCCAGCCAGACGATCTATTCGTTCACCGGCGCAACTCCCGACCATCTGCTCGACTTCCGTCACCGTCACCCCGGGGCCACCGTCGTCAAACTCGTCCGCGACTACCGCTCCACCCCGCAGGTGGTCCACCTCGCCAACGCACTGCTCTCCCAGGCCCGCGGCCGCGCCGCCGACCACCGCCTCGAACTGATCTCCCAGCGGCCCCCGGGCCCCGAGCCCCGGTACACCGAGTACGCGGACGAGCCCGCCGAGGCCGAGGGGGCCGCCCACCGCATCCGCGACCTCATCGCCTCCGGAGTCCTCGCGAGCGAGATCGCCATCCTGTTCCGCACGAACTCCCAGTCCGAAACCTACGAACAGGCACTCGCGGACGCCGGAGTGCCGTATCAGCTGCGCGGCGCGGAACGGTTCTTCGACCGCCCCGAGGTGCGCAAGGCCGGGGCCGCGCTGAGGGCGGCCGCGCGCTTCGGGGGCAACGACACCCTCCTTGAGGACGCCGTGGACCTCCCCTCTCAGGTACGGGCCGTGCTGTCCGGCGAGGGCTGGACCGGTGAACCACCGGCGGGCTCCGGGGCGGTCAGGGAACGCTGGGATTCCCTCGCGGCCCTGGTGAACCTGGCCCACGACTTCGCCGCCGCCAAGCCCCACGCCACGCTCGGCGACCTGGTCGCGGAACTCGACGAGCGGGCCAACGCCCAGCACGCCCCGACCGTCCAGGGCGTCACGCTCGCCTCGCTGCACTCCGCGAAGGGCCTTGAGTGGGACGTCGTCTTCCTCGTCGGGGTCGCCGAGGGCATGATGCCGATCACCTACGCGAGAACGGACGAACAGATCGAGGAGGAGCGACGACTTCTCTACGTGGGCGTCACCCGCGCGCGCGAACAGCTCTCCGTCTCCTGGGCCCTGTCCCGCTCGCCCGGTACCCGCCCCAACCGCCGCCCCAGCCGATTCCTCAACGGCCTGCGCCCCGGATCCACCGCCGGCCCGGGACGGACCGGCACGGGCGGCTCCGGGGGCGTCGAAGTGGGCTTCCCGGGCGCCCGGGCGGGTGACCTCGTAGGCGGCGGCACCGAGGGGGCACCGCGCCGCACCAGCCGCACCCCGGCGCGCTGTCGTGTCTGCGGGCGCACTCTGCGGGACGCCGGCGAGATGAAGCTGATGCGCTGCGAGGACTGTCCCTCCGACATGGACGAGGGCCTCTACGAGCGACTGCGAGAGTGGCGCGCGGTCCAGGCACGCCGCAGTGGCCAACCCGACTTCTGTGTCTTCACGGACCGGACACTGATGGCGATCGCGGAAGCGGGGCCGAGCACTCCGGTTGAACTCGCCCGCATCCCCGGCGTCCGCGCCCGCAAGTTGCAGCGCTACGGCGCCGATGTTCTCGACATCTGTGCAGGTCGGGAGCTTGAGGGCGACGACGAGAGCGACTGA
- a CDS encoding mycoredoxin, whose translation MPGTVTMYSTTWCGYCRRLKSQMDREGITYEEINIEQDPESAAFVEKANGGNQTVPTVLFPDGSTLTNPSLAQVKQKIGA comes from the coding sequence ATGCCGGGCACTGTGACGATGTACAGCACCACGTGGTGCGGCTACTGCCGTCGGCTGAAGAGCCAGATGGACCGCGAGGGCATCACGTACGAGGAGATCAACATCGAGCAGGACCCGGAGTCCGCCGCTTTCGTGGAGAAGGCGAACGGCGGGAACCAGACGGTCCCCACCGTCCTCTTCCCGGACGGTTCGACGCTCACGAACCCTTCGCTGGCGCAGGTCAAGCAGAAGATCGGCGCGTAA
- the nudC gene encoding NAD(+) diphosphatase, whose protein sequence is MTTWTDHTADRPIALTAPSGIDRAAHHRLDEAWLAAAWSHPTTRCFVVSGGQVLIDETPDGTTELVMTPSFEAPLTEAHRYFLGTDADGVSYFALQKDALPGRMDQSARPAGLREAGMLLSPRDTGLMVHAVGLENWQRTHRFCSRCGERTVIAAAGHIRRCPACGAEHYPRTDPAVIMAVTDDEDRILLGRQMHWPEGRFSTLAGFVEPGESIEQSVRREVQEEVGITVGQVDYIASQPWPFPSSLMLGFMARATSTTVDVDGDEIHEARWFSREELRAAFESGEVLPPYGISIAARLIELWYGKPLPTRGHTG, encoded by the coding sequence GTGACCACCTGGACCGACCACACCGCCGACCGACCCATCGCGCTCACCGCCCCCAGCGGCATCGACCGGGCCGCCCACCACCGGCTCGACGAGGCCTGGCTCGCGGCGGCGTGGAGCCACCCCACGACCCGCTGCTTCGTGGTTTCCGGCGGTCAGGTCCTCATCGACGAGACCCCGGACGGCACCACCGAACTCGTCATGACCCCTTCCTTCGAGGCGCCGCTCACCGAGGCGCACCGCTACTTCCTGGGCACCGACGCCGACGGTGTGAGCTATTTCGCACTGCAGAAGGACGCGCTGCCCGGCCGCATGGACCAGTCGGCTCGCCCGGCCGGGCTGCGGGAGGCAGGCATGCTGCTGTCGCCGCGTGACACGGGCCTCATGGTGCACGCGGTCGGCCTGGAGAACTGGCAGCGCACCCACCGCTTCTGCTCCCGTTGCGGAGAGCGCACCGTCATCGCGGCGGCCGGACACATCCGGCGCTGCCCGGCCTGCGGCGCCGAGCACTACCCGCGCACCGACCCGGCGGTGATCATGGCGGTCACGGACGACGAGGACCGCATCCTGCTCGGCCGCCAGATGCACTGGCCCGAGGGTCGTTTCTCCACTCTCGCGGGCTTCGTGGAGCCCGGCGAGTCCATCGAGCAGTCCGTGCGGCGCGAGGTCCAGGAAGAGGTCGGCATCACCGTCGGCCAGGTCGACTACATCGCCAGCCAGCCGTGGCCCTTCCCTTCCAGCCTCATGCTGGGATTCATGGCCCGGGCCACCTCCACCACCGTGGACGTCGACGGCGACGAGATCCACGAGGCCCGCTGGTTCTCCCGCGAAGAACTGCGGGCCGCTTTCGAGTCCGGGGAGGTCCTGCCTCCCTACGGCATCTCGATCGCGGCCCGACTGATCGAACTCTGGTACGGCAAGCCCCTGCCGACACGAGGTCACACCGGCTAG